A single genomic interval of Alteromonas sp. CI.11.F.A3 harbors:
- a CDS encoding sulfotransferase, giving the protein MKLELQKLVHATRAMDQTLVVSLITGFLNTELELKENWLGVARLAMTVGCYDLAVKCLHMLDQSKCDDTTIAKQIGMLADCGKDDGAYQSAKQWANKAPTSVAALHITGVLAYQKGLLEEAETLLKKVVKTAPLAGEAWHMLSTLQNVITQPDFQNFISAQTEKFNQLSNCVSKACFLNAMGNVNWLNGDEKSAFAFYEKSANAMRQITSSNAPTKPFNIDANYTKITKVLKDTEQSSFTSNTFTPVFIMGLPRSGTTLLNNILCSDKAVNSVGETDAFTIACDTVLKKKNSAYDLDTILNCQSVELNAIAKEYERIARELGCTESVCVNKSLNNSHSALMVQRVFPNAKFIATRRNELENAWSIYKTFFSSNLHWSFDILSVKRAIQMDNKAIEQLQTIIKIEVVELEALKAEPELVLHRVFDSIGLNYQNNHTYFHKKSTVVKTASMSQIRQPLNAINTNSSRVPKPFLELYGNL; this is encoded by the coding sequence ATGAAACTAGAACTACAGAAATTAGTACATGCGACGCGAGCAATGGACCAAACATTGGTTGTTTCTTTAATTACCGGCTTTTTGAATACTGAGTTAGAACTCAAAGAAAACTGGTTAGGAGTAGCGCGTTTGGCAATGACAGTTGGATGTTATGATTTAGCTGTTAAGTGTTTACATATGCTAGATCAATCAAAGTGTGATGATACGACAATAGCAAAGCAAATTGGTATGCTAGCCGATTGTGGTAAAGATGATGGTGCATACCAGAGCGCAAAACAGTGGGCGAACAAGGCTCCGACATCAGTTGCAGCACTTCATATCACTGGTGTACTTGCTTATCAAAAAGGGCTACTTGAAGAAGCGGAAACATTACTTAAAAAGGTAGTTAAGACAGCACCATTAGCGGGCGAAGCGTGGCACATGCTATCAACTCTGCAAAATGTGATCACTCAACCTGATTTTCAAAATTTCATTAGTGCGCAAACGGAAAAATTTAATCAGTTGTCTAACTGTGTATCTAAAGCTTGCTTTCTAAACGCTATGGGAAATGTAAACTGGTTAAATGGTGATGAGAAAAGTGCGTTCGCTTTTTACGAGAAATCAGCAAATGCTATGAGGCAAATCACAAGCTCAAATGCCCCCACAAAGCCTTTTAACATAGATGCGAACTACACAAAAATTACCAAAGTATTAAAAGATACTGAGCAGAGTAGCTTTACATCGAATACTTTCACGCCAGTATTTATAATGGGACTGCCCCGTTCTGGTACCACCTTGTTGAACAATATTTTGTGCTCTGATAAAGCTGTTAACTCAGTCGGTGAAACGGATGCATTTACTATTGCCTGTGACACAGTCCTTAAAAAGAAAAATTCAGCTTACGATTTAGACACCATACTCAATTGTCAAAGCGTTGAACTAAATGCAATTGCAAAAGAGTACGAGCGGATCGCAAGAGAGTTAGGATGTACAGAAAGCGTATGCGTAAATAAAAGTTTAAACAACAGTCATAGTGCATTGATGGTACAGCGAGTCTTTCCTAACGCTAAATTTATCGCGACTAGGCGAAACGAGCTTGAAAATGCATGGTCAATCTACAAAACCTTTTTTAGCAGCAATTTGCATTGGTCTTTTGACATTCTCTCAGTTAAACGAGCGATTCAAATGGACAATAAAGCAATAGAGCAACTACAAACGATTATTAAAATAGAGGTAGTTGAACTCGAAGCGTTGAAGGCAGAACCTGAATTAGTGCTCCACAGAGTATTTGATTCAATTGGTCTAAATTACCAAAACAATCACACATATTTTCATAAAAAGTCCACAGTTGTGAAAACTGCGAGCATGTCTCAAATTAGGCAACCGTTAAATGCAATTAACACAAATAGTTCCAGGGTTCCAAAACCATTTCTAGAACTATACGGAAATCTATAA
- a CDS encoding TonB-dependent receptor, translated as MINNKTLTALAVAASLGVAAPSFAQESKGTIVGTSVSASTNQLLGDVEVTIINLETGLTRSVVTDSDGRFTFPLLPPGQYSLSAQKAGFTVAQEKQFTVRPSGRTNLDVALESGDIERISVSGTSISNIDVTSSESQLYVDQDFIAKVPVPRDIASVALLAPGTVSGDSDFGNYASFGGSSVGENVYYVNGINVTNFRNGLGGSELPFEMYESFEVKTGGYSAEYGRSTGGVINARTKSGSNEFKWGASAYYEPAALRAHSPDVFYRTQADADEAGTAYYEVFKEDERSETNVNLWASGALVEDKLFFFGLINQKLRQRDYGDTAVIYDREGNDTLLSAKLDWYITPEHILEITAWDNTEELESEKFLYSPDSDEIGNSLGNYTLERGGKTWGIQYTGIITDDITISTQYSINETSYSNLNDGSNPLGDAPVIFDRFTNVEYGAYGLATPSIQEDKRTAIRFDVEWYVNADHVLKFGVDNEDLEASENTQRAGGVAYRYENCGANLDEAGNEDCLVRQEYYINQGDFETKSFAYYIEDTWTVTDNITARIGLRNESFENYNKAGDKFVDVTDQWAPRLGLSWDVKGDGESKIFANYGRYYLPVATNTNIRLAGDELYTRQYYEVESINADFTPVLGDEVGGMTVYSDGTLKSTTETVNADLDPMYQDEFILGYEQVLNESWSFGVKATYRDLGSSLEDIAIDAGFNEFIEQEFGSSCTMCDSGFHYYVLTNPGNDVTITTDPDGDGPVPFGTYTIPADMLGYPEAERQYASVDFTVDRAWDDVWMMSFTYTWSHSWGNNEGFVRSDNDQDDSGLTTNFDQPGLTDGASGNLPNDRRHSFKLNGAYQLTENFSLGANFRWTSGRPLSSFGYHPTDVFASLYDAESFVYEGEIAPRGSQGRTPNVWNLDLSAKYLIELEEADIALRADIFNVFNNDEATQLNEVNERLSGYEDGEQFAPFGYIARGESNPSYGLPTSFQTPRYVRFSVEVTF; from the coding sequence ATGATAAATAATAAAACGCTCACAGCATTAGCTGTGGCAGCGTCTTTAGGTGTTGCTGCACCTTCATTCGCACAAGAGTCAAAAGGTACTATTGTTGGTACTTCTGTATCTGCAAGTACTAATCAATTACTTGGTGATGTTGAAGTCACAATTATCAACCTTGAAACAGGTCTAACACGTAGTGTGGTGACAGATTCAGATGGCCGATTCACTTTTCCATTGTTACCACCAGGCCAATACAGCCTTTCAGCTCAAAAAGCAGGGTTTACCGTTGCTCAAGAAAAGCAATTTACAGTGCGTCCATCAGGAAGAACCAACTTAGATGTGGCTCTAGAGTCTGGGGATATTGAGCGAATTTCAGTAAGCGGAACGTCAATTTCGAATATTGATGTTACTTCAAGCGAATCACAGCTTTATGTAGACCAAGATTTCATTGCAAAAGTTCCTGTACCACGTGATATCGCTTCTGTCGCACTTTTAGCGCCAGGTACGGTATCTGGTGATTCCGACTTCGGGAACTATGCATCCTTTGGTGGTTCATCTGTAGGTGAAAACGTTTATTACGTAAATGGTATTAACGTAACTAACTTCAGAAACGGTCTTGGTGGATCAGAACTTCCATTTGAAATGTATGAATCGTTTGAAGTGAAGACAGGTGGCTACTCTGCTGAATATGGCCGTTCTACGGGCGGTGTTATTAACGCAAGAACGAAAAGTGGTAGCAACGAATTTAAGTGGGGCGCGAGCGCTTACTATGAGCCAGCTGCGTTAAGAGCACATAGCCCCGACGTCTTTTATAGAACCCAGGCTGATGCTGACGAAGCAGGAACAGCTTATTATGAAGTATTCAAAGAAGATGAGCGCAGTGAAACAAATGTAAACTTGTGGGCTAGCGGCGCACTTGTTGAAGATAAGCTTTTCTTTTTCGGTTTAATTAACCAAAAACTTCGTCAAAGAGATTATGGTGATACTGCAGTAATTTATGATCGTGAAGGTAACGATACATTACTAAGTGCAAAGCTCGACTGGTACATTACGCCAGAGCACATCCTAGAAATTACAGCATGGGACAATACCGAAGAGCTTGAATCTGAAAAGTTCTTATACAGCCCTGATTCGGATGAAATAGGAAACTCTTTAGGTAATTATACACTAGAGCGCGGTGGTAAAACTTGGGGTATTCAGTACACAGGTATTATTACCGATGATATTACTATTAGCACCCAATACTCAATTAACGAAACAAGCTACAGTAATTTAAATGATGGAAGTAATCCGCTTGGTGATGCTCCTGTTATTTTCGACAGATTTACAAACGTCGAATACGGCGCATACGGTTTAGCTACACCTTCTATTCAAGAAGATAAGCGTACCGCTATTCGTTTTGATGTTGAATGGTATGTCAATGCTGACCACGTATTGAAATTTGGTGTGGATAACGAAGATCTAGAAGCGTCTGAAAATACTCAAAGAGCGGGTGGTGTAGCCTATCGCTATGAAAACTGTGGTGCTAATCTTGATGAAGCAGGAAACGAAGATTGCTTAGTTCGTCAAGAGTACTACATAAACCAAGGCGATTTTGAAACGAAAAGCTTCGCGTACTATATCGAAGATACTTGGACCGTAACTGATAATATTACAGCACGTATCGGCTTGCGTAATGAGAGCTTTGAAAACTACAACAAAGCAGGTGATAAATTTGTTGACGTTACTGACCAGTGGGCTCCTCGTCTAGGGCTTAGTTGGGACGTTAAAGGTGATGGCGAAAGCAAAATTTTTGCCAACTATGGTCGTTACTACCTTCCAGTTGCGACAAATACAAACATTCGTTTAGCGGGTGATGAACTTTATACTCGTCAGTACTATGAAGTAGAGTCAATTAATGCTGATTTCACACCAGTACTAGGTGATGAGGTTGGTGGCATGACGGTATACTCTGATGGCACACTTAAAAGCACAACAGAAACGGTTAATGCCGATTTAGACCCAATGTATCAAGATGAATTTATACTTGGTTACGAGCAAGTACTTAATGAATCATGGAGCTTTGGTGTTAAAGCCACTTACCGTGACCTTGGTAGCTCACTAGAAGACATTGCCATTGATGCAGGCTTTAACGAGTTTATTGAGCAAGAGTTTGGTTCCTCTTGTACTATGTGTGACTCTGGCTTCCACTACTACGTGCTAACCAACCCGGGCAACGATGTAACAATCACTACTGATCCAGATGGCGACGGTCCAGTTCCTTTTGGAACATATACTATTCCTGCAGATATGCTAGGTTATCCTGAAGCGGAGCGCCAATATGCCTCTGTTGATTTCACTGTCGACCGTGCATGGGATGACGTGTGGATGATGAGCTTTACCTATACGTGGAGCCATAGTTGGGGTAACAATGAAGGTTTCGTTCGTTCAGACAATGATCAGGACGATTCTGGATTAACAACTAACTTTGATCAACCAGGGTTAACGGACGGAGCTTCTGGTAATCTTCCTAATGATCGTCGCCACTCATTTAAATTAAATGGTGCGTATCAATTAACAGAAAATTTCTCGTTAGGCGCTAATTTCCGTTGGACATCAGGTCGCCCACTAAGCTCATTTGGTTACCACCCAACTGATGTGTTTGCGTCTCTATATGATGCAGAATCATTCGTTTATGAAGGTGAGATTGCTCCTCGTGGCTCTCAAGGTAGAACACCAAATGTTTGGAACCTTGATTTAAGCGCTAAATATTTGATAGAACTTGAAGAAGCTGATATTGCTCTTCGTGCTGATATCTTCAATGTGTTCAATAATGATGAAGCAACACAATTGAATGAAGTTAATGAACGACTATCAGGATATGAAGACGGCGAACAATTTGCTCCATTTGGCTATATTGCTCGCGGTGAATCTAACCCTAGTTATGGCCTACCAACTTCTTTCCAAACGCCTCGTTACGTGCGTTTTAGTGTTGAAGTTACATTTTAA
- a CDS encoding tryptophan 2,3-dioxygenase family protein, whose translation MKKNIEPCYYGDYLALDKILGAQKLQSTKYGEPAHEEMLFIVVHQVYELWFKQLLHELNAVIDTFNQASVKDQQLTSVVHRLHRVIQIQKLMNDQIGIMETMTPQQFLSFRDYLVPASGFQSIQFKQLEISLGLKREYRIDFDKQSFYNRLSDDDRSLLEALEEKPSLFELVDKWLARMPLLKTEDFHFWDYYRKATDEMLNDDKETIEKNAFLSEVERRQELKDWQSTRENFDGLFNHDTYEGLLNQGKFRLSHEALLSALFIKQYSEEPVFNLPFQLITALTEIDEQLTLWRYRHAMMVQRMLGTKIGTGGSSGHHYLKKTTESNRVFLDFFNMATFLLPKSSLPELPESVKRSLGFYLQ comes from the coding sequence ATGAAAAAAAATATAGAACCCTGCTATTACGGTGATTACCTAGCGTTAGATAAAATACTTGGCGCACAAAAGCTTCAAAGTACTAAGTACGGCGAACCTGCCCATGAAGAAATGCTATTTATCGTAGTGCACCAAGTGTATGAACTATGGTTTAAGCAACTTCTGCACGAACTCAATGCGGTTATCGATACATTTAATCAAGCATCAGTAAAAGATCAGCAACTCACTTCGGTAGTACATAGGCTACATCGCGTTATTCAAATTCAAAAGCTGATGAACGACCAAATTGGCATTATGGAAACCATGACCCCACAACAGTTTCTTTCCTTCAGAGACTATTTGGTTCCCGCTTCAGGCTTCCAAAGTATTCAGTTTAAGCAGCTTGAAATTTCGTTGGGCCTTAAAAGGGAATACCGTATCGATTTCGATAAACAAAGCTTTTATAACCGTTTAAGTGATGATGATCGCAGCCTACTGGAAGCGTTAGAAGAAAAGCCAAGCTTGTTCGAGTTAGTGGATAAGTGGTTGGCACGTATGCCATTGCTTAAAACCGAGGATTTTCATTTTTGGGATTACTACCGAAAAGCAACAGATGAAATGCTAAACGATGACAAAGAAACCATTGAAAAAAATGCGTTTCTGTCTGAAGTAGAACGCCGACAAGAGCTTAAAGACTGGCAATCGACCAGAGAGAACTTTGACGGGCTGTTTAACCATGATACCTATGAAGGGCTTCTTAATCAGGGGAAATTCCGCTTGTCTCATGAAGCATTATTGTCAGCTTTATTTATAAAGCAGTATTCAGAAGAGCCTGTTTTTAATCTGCCGTTCCAGCTTATTACTGCACTAACAGAAATAGATGAACAGTTAACGTTGTGGCGTTATCGCCATGCCATGATGGTGCAACGAATGCTGGGAACTAAAATAGGAACTGGAGGGTCATCTGGCCATCATTATTTGAAGAAAACGACTGAATCAAACAGGGTGTTTTTAGACTTTTTCAACATGGCTACGTTCCTTTTGCCAAAAAGTTCACTTCCAGAATTGCCTGAATCGGTAAAACGCAGCTTAGGATTTTACTTACAATAG
- a CDS encoding late competence development ComFB family protein, which yields MKLDDDIHNYYEHLVLQRVTELGLDNTKSPDYLADLCCLALNQVPPRYIRYEVDMAFYLPQSERNQMEMNVTYAIDNAMKYLNDTDKTSVSEKAE from the coding sequence ATGAAGCTTGATGATGACATTCATAATTATTACGAACATCTTGTACTGCAACGTGTAACAGAACTTGGACTCGACAATACTAAAAGTCCTGATTATTTAGCTGACTTATGCTGCTTGGCACTTAACCAAGTTCCTCCGCGCTACATTCGCTACGAAGTCGATATGGCTTTTTACCTTCCCCAGAGTGAACGGAACCAAATGGAAATGAATGTTACGTATGCTATCGATAATGCGATGAAGTATTTAAACGATACAGATAAAACATCGGTAAGCGAGAAGGCAGAGTAA
- a CDS encoding Glu/Leu/Phe/Val dehydrogenase translates to MSVFDHIEFDNHEHVAFYHDKEAGLSAIIAIHNTNLGPALGGCRMWPYVSSAEALTDVLRLSKGMTYKAAMANIALGGGKSVIIGDPRKQKTPAMMEAMGKFVDSLGGKYFTAEDSGISVTDLQTMATQSDYIAGVNAQYHYADEQPDGNPAPSTAYGVFVGLKASVEHGLNRSLEGVSVAIQGMGHVGYRLASHLHAAGAKLYVADIFPEGVEKAVAELGATAVAPEDILGLDVDVLAPCALGAAINDQTLPTIKAKVIAGAANNQLAREEIGDMLVERGILYAPDYVINAGGIIDIFHQRMEQSSNAALRKHIEDIGTTLKEIYTRADAQKAATNRVANIIAEERFSLKG, encoded by the coding sequence ATGTCGGTTTTCGATCACATAGAGTTTGATAATCACGAGCATGTCGCTTTTTATCACGATAAAGAAGCAGGCTTAAGTGCCATTATTGCCATTCATAATACAAACCTAGGCCCTGCATTGGGTGGTTGTAGAATGTGGCCCTATGTAAGTAGTGCAGAAGCACTAACCGATGTACTCCGCCTTTCTAAAGGAATGACCTACAAAGCCGCCATGGCCAATATCGCATTAGGCGGTGGTAAGTCAGTGATTATCGGCGATCCTCGCAAACAAAAAACGCCGGCAATGATGGAAGCTATGGGGAAATTTGTTGATTCATTGGGCGGCAAATATTTTACCGCAGAAGACTCGGGCATTTCAGTTACCGATTTACAAACCATGGCGACTCAATCTGACTACATTGCTGGGGTAAATGCGCAATATCATTACGCTGACGAACAGCCAGACGGTAATCCAGCACCATCTACCGCTTATGGTGTGTTTGTTGGCTTAAAGGCCAGCGTAGAGCACGGGTTAAATCGCAGCTTAGAGGGCGTAAGCGTAGCAATTCAAGGTATGGGGCATGTTGGTTATCGACTAGCGTCACACCTTCACGCAGCGGGTGCAAAACTGTATGTAGCTGATATTTTCCCCGAAGGTGTTGAAAAGGCGGTAGCAGAACTTGGCGCTACAGCAGTTGCGCCTGAAGATATTCTAGGTCTAGACGTTGATGTACTAGCGCCTTGTGCATTGGGCGCGGCCATTAATGACCAAACATTGCCTACGATTAAAGCTAAGGTCATTGCTGGTGCGGCAAACAATCAACTCGCACGTGAAGAAATTGGCGATATGTTAGTTGAACGTGGCATTTTGTATGCGCCTGACTATGTGATTAATGCAGGGGGTATTATCGATATCTTCCATCAGCGTATGGAACAAAGCTCTAATGCGGCGCTGCGCAAGCATATCGAAGACATTGGCACTACGCTAAAAGAGATTTATACCCGTGCTGATGCCCAAAAAGCAGCCACAAATCGTGTGGCAAACATTATTGCAGAAGAGAGATTTTCGTTAAAGGGTTGA
- a CDS encoding Lrp/AsnC family transcriptional regulator, with translation MKLDKFDREILRVLQQDATVSMAELSQKVGLSHTPCWRRVKRMEADGIIIGKVTLLNSKKLNLGVSVFIYVTLKNHDGDSLTDFENAVQSIDEIVECHTTSGEKDYLLKVIVESIEEYEFLLKTKLTHLPLVDHVSSTFALKQVKNTTELPIKRQ, from the coding sequence ATGAAATTAGATAAATTCGATCGTGAGATTTTACGAGTACTTCAACAAGATGCCACTGTCTCTATGGCTGAGTTGAGTCAGAAGGTGGGGCTTTCCCATACCCCATGTTGGCGACGAGTAAAAAGGATGGAAGCCGATGGCATTATCATCGGTAAAGTTACCTTATTAAACAGTAAAAAGTTGAACCTTGGGGTGTCGGTTTTTATTTATGTCACCCTTAAAAATCATGATGGTGACTCCCTTACCGATTTTGAAAATGCAGTACAAAGTATTGATGAAATTGTTGAGTGCCACACCACCAGCGGCGAGAAAGACTATTTGCTCAAAGTGATTGTGGAAAGTATTGAAGAATATGAATTTTTACTGAAAACGAAGCTTACTCATCTTCCCTTGGTTGATCATGTCAGCTCCACCTTCGCGTTAAAACAAGTGAAGAACACCACAGAGCTGCCTATCAAACGACAGTAG
- the maiA gene encoding maleylacetoacetate isomerase yields MSLTLYGYWRSTASYRVRIALNLKGVEYQYMPVHLVNEGGQQHIAPYKQLNPAQLVPTLVDDDEDIILNQSLAIIEYLDERFPSPYHLIPSHKTERARVRALAQDIACDTQPLSNLRVLNQLKSEYSAEQESVNKWAAHWITLSFDAIEKRLQTQAGKYCFDFDVTMADLCLVPQVYNAHRFNVDMTRYPLIQKITDNCNALPAFEKALPENQIDSVF; encoded by the coding sequence ATGAGTTTAACTTTATATGGTTATTGGCGCTCAACGGCGTCTTACAGAGTAAGAATTGCACTTAATTTAAAAGGTGTAGAGTACCAATATATGCCAGTGCACCTTGTGAATGAAGGTGGCCAGCAGCACATTGCACCCTATAAGCAGTTAAACCCCGCTCAGCTAGTGCCCACTTTGGTTGACGATGATGAAGATATTATTCTTAATCAGTCTTTAGCCATTATCGAATACTTAGATGAACGTTTTCCCTCTCCGTATCACTTAATACCATCGCATAAGACAGAGCGGGCAAGGGTAAGGGCGCTGGCTCAAGATATTGCCTGTGACACCCAACCTCTAAGTAACCTACGTGTACTTAATCAACTTAAAAGTGAGTATAGTGCTGAACAAGAAAGTGTGAATAAATGGGCAGCGCATTGGATAACGCTGAGCTTCGATGCCATTGAAAAGCGGCTACAAACCCAAGCGGGGAAGTATTGCTTTGACTTTGACGTGACCATGGCTGATTTGTGTTTAGTTCCACAAGTGTATAACGCGCATCGCTTTAATGTGGATATGACACGATATCCGCTTATTCAGAAAATAACAGATAACTGCAATGCACTACCTGCTTTTGAAAAAGCCCTGCCTGAGAACCAGATTGATAGCGTGTTTTAA
- a CDS encoding fumarylacetoacetate hydrolase family protein produces MKLATYKNDSRDGRLMLVSKDLTRTCSVEDIAHTMQQALDSWQVTAPQLHMRYEQLNNGVIDSIEFDATRCESPLPRAYQWADGSAYVNHVELVRKARGAEIPESFWSDPLMYQGGSDDFIGPRDDIILPSDEWGIDFEGEVAVVTDDIPMACTDAQAAERIRLVMLVNDVSLRGLIPGELAKGFGFFQSKPASSFSPVAVTPDELGDAWEQEKVHLPLRSTYNGELFGKPQAGEDMTFSFAKLVSHAAKSRNLGAGTIIGSGTVSNKQGTDHGSAIAEGGLGYSCIAEVRMIETIRDGKPSTPFMQFGDRIRIEMFDSNGQSIFGAIEQQVKPLS; encoded by the coding sequence ATGAAACTAGCTACTTATAAGAACGATAGCCGAGACGGCCGTTTGATGTTGGTATCTAAAGATTTAACGCGTACCTGTTCAGTAGAAGATATTGCTCACACTATGCAACAAGCACTGGATAGCTGGCAGGTCACTGCGCCACAGCTACATATGCGCTACGAACAACTTAATAATGGGGTAATAGACAGTATTGAGTTTGATGCTACCCGCTGTGAATCGCCTTTACCGCGCGCTTATCAATGGGCTGATGGCAGTGCGTATGTGAACCATGTTGAGCTAGTAAGAAAAGCACGAGGCGCTGAAATTCCTGAAAGTTTCTGGAGTGACCCACTCATGTATCAAGGGGGATCTGACGATTTTATCGGTCCCCGTGATGATATTATTTTGCCCAGCGATGAGTGGGGTATTGATTTTGAAGGTGAGGTCGCGGTTGTCACCGACGATATTCCTATGGCCTGTACTGATGCTCAAGCGGCAGAGCGCATTAGATTAGTGATGCTTGTGAATGATGTATCCCTAAGAGGGTTAATTCCAGGCGAGTTGGCGAAAGGGTTTGGGTTCTTCCAGTCAAAACCGGCCTCTAGCTTTTCACCCGTGGCGGTAACGCCTGATGAACTCGGGGATGCGTGGGAGCAAGAAAAAGTGCATTTACCGCTTCGTTCCACCTACAACGGCGAGTTGTTTGGTAAACCACAAGCAGGCGAAGACATGACATTTAGCTTCGCAAAGCTGGTGTCACATGCTGCTAAGAGTCGTAATTTAGGCGCTGGTACCATTATTGGTTCCGGTACCGTATCGAACAAACAAGGTACTGACCATGGCTCAGCCATCGCTGAGGGGGGGCTTGGCTACTCGTGTATTGCTGAAGTGCGCATGATTGAAACCATCAGAGACGGTAAGCCCTCTACACCGTTTATGCAATTTGGCGATCGAATTAGAATAGAAATGTTTGATAGTAACGGGCAAAGTATTTTCGGTGCCATCGAGCAGCAGGTTAAGCCTTTAAGCTAA
- the tyrR gene encoding transcriptional regulator TyrR — MRLEISCQDRLGITQDVLDILVTHEIDLRGIEIDETGKIFLNFPNIEFADFQHLMPKIRRIDGISDVKTTHFMPSEREKTQLSAILRTLPDPVFSIDARGQILLCNEAVTSGLEQSAHDVEGVEIGEVVKGFNFTRWMDGKLPRAQSSKVKFIQQDYVADMLPITVPDGDNNIIMAGAVVILKSEMRLGQQFSVFHQSPTDSFDRFVVESQAMKRVVSEAKRIADLDAPVLIFGETGTGKEMIARACHQSSRRSEGAFLALNCASLPDSVAETELFGYAQGAFNQPNAKEGLLEQARGGTLLLDEIADMSSQLQAKLLRVLEDGEFRRVGDAEPVTVDVRFICTTCRDLGQLVEEGRFRKELYYRLNVLSLVMPSLKERRHDIVPLAESFIAQHSTKLGRRPAKLSKSCVDFLQQYPWPGNVRQLQNALFRALSLLDGKEITKEDIQLPSCAPSVTFIDENFEGTLDDEVKKFEKDLLKRLYPFYPSTRQLARKLGLSHTAIANKLREYGINKASIKM; from the coding sequence ATGCGATTAGAAATCAGTTGTCAGGACAGACTGGGTATTACTCAAGATGTGTTGGATATCCTCGTTACCCATGAAATCGATCTAAGAGGTATTGAGATTGATGAGACAGGTAAAATTTTTCTTAATTTTCCCAATATTGAATTTGCAGACTTCCAGCATTTAATGCCGAAAATTCGTCGCATTGACGGTATTTCTGATGTGAAAACTACGCATTTTATGCCAAGTGAAAGAGAGAAAACCCAGCTTTCTGCCATACTGCGCACGCTTCCCGATCCGGTATTTTCCATTGATGCTCGTGGACAAATCTTATTGTGCAATGAAGCGGTAACCTCTGGGTTAGAACAAAGTGCCCACGATGTTGAAGGCGTAGAAATAGGTGAAGTAGTGAAGGGCTTTAACTTCACTCGCTGGATGGATGGCAAGCTGCCTCGAGCTCAGTCTTCTAAAGTAAAGTTTATCCAACAAGACTATGTAGCTGACATGTTACCCATCACAGTACCTGACGGTGACAACAACATTATTATGGCCGGAGCAGTGGTCATTTTAAAATCGGAAATGCGCTTAGGCCAACAGTTTAGTGTGTTTCATCAATCTCCCACTGACAGCTTTGATAGATTCGTAGTGGAATCTCAGGCCATGAAACGCGTAGTAAGTGAAGCTAAGCGTATTGCTGATCTTGATGCACCAGTGCTTATTTTCGGTGAAACAGGCACAGGTAAAGAAATGATTGCCCGCGCGTGTCATCAATCAAGTCGCCGCAGTGAGGGGGCTTTTTTAGCGCTCAATTGTGCATCACTACCTGACAGTGTGGCGGAAACCGAATTATTTGGTTACGCACAAGGTGCTTTCAATCAACCGAATGCTAAAGAAGGGCTGCTAGAACAAGCGAGAGGCGGTACGCTGCTGCTTGATGAAATTGCAGATATGAGTTCTCAGCTACAAGCTAAACTGCTCCGGGTATTGGAAGATGGCGAGTTTAGGCGAGTAGGCGATGCAGAACCTGTTACGGTAGATGTTCGATTCATTTGCACTACTTGTCGCGACCTAGGGCAACTAGTAGAAGAAGGGCGTTTTCGAAAAGAATTATATTACCGCTTAAATGTTCTGAGCTTAGTGATGCCATCGTTAAAAGAACGCCGCCACGATATTGTACCTCTAGCAGAATCCTTTATTGCGCAGCACAGCACAAAGTTAGGCCGTAGGCCGGCTAAATTGAGTAAGTCCTGCGTTGATTTTCTGCAACAATATCCTTGGCCGGGCAATGTCCGTCAGTTGCAAAATGCGTTGTTCAGAGCGCTGTCTTTGCTAGACGGCAAGGAAATAACCAAAGAAGATATCCAGCTTCCTAGTTGTGCTCCTAGTGTGACCTTTATTGACGAAAACTTTGAAGGTACGTTAGACGATGAAGTGAAGAAATTTGAAAAAGATTTACTGAAGCGGCTTTATCCTTTCTACCCTAGTACTCGTCAATTGGCGAGAAAGTTGGGATTAAGTCATACCGCGATTGCGAATAAATTACGTGAGTACGGTATAAATAAAGCATCAATAAAAATGTAG